A window from Lagopus muta isolate bLagMut1 chromosome 5, bLagMut1 primary, whole genome shotgun sequence encodes these proteins:
- the ANKRD22 gene encoding ankyrin repeat domain-containing protein 22 gives MGIFYSEPICQAAYNNDFNEVQLLLDKNSSYLNIQDSFGGDTPLICACKQGNNRIASYLLKKNADVNLRNKKHRTCLHYAVRKRFTFLDYVLIIILMPVLLIGYLLMISKTKQNENLVKMLLWAGVDVNATDYYGSTALHYACEMRNQAVIPLLLEAHADVSVKNQDGETPLDIARRLHFSNIESMLRKTS, from the exons ATGGGGATATTCTACTCAGAG cCCATTTGTCAGGCAGCTTATAATAACGATTTCAATGAAGTTCAGCTCCTTTTGGATAAAAACAGCAGCTACCTGAATATCCAGGACAGCTTTGGTGGAGATACCCCCTTAATCTGTGCATGCAAGCAGGGAAACAACAGAATAGCTAGCTATCTTCTCAAAAAGAATGCTGATGTCAACCTCAGAAACAAG AAACACCGCACTTGTCTGCATTATGCTGTCAGAAAACGGTTTACCTTCCTTGATTATGTGCTCATCATAATCCTCATGCCGGTTTTACTTATTGGATATCTTCTCATG ATCTCAAAGACGAAACAGAACGAAAACCTGGTCAAGATGTTGCTTTGGGCTGGAGTTGATGTTAATGCTACAGACTAT TATGGTAGCACAGCCCTTCACTACGCTTGTGAAATGAGAAATCAGGCAGTCATTCCTCTACTGCTTGAAGCTCATGCAGATGTTTCTGTGAAGAATCAG gATGGGGAGACTCCTTTAGATATTGCAAGAAGACTACATTTCAGCAACATTGAAAGCATGCTAAGGAAAACTTCCTAA
- the LOC125693323 gene encoding gastric triacylglycerol lipase-like yields MWCLLVLLCSQAVAFSAGFTALHALKSEEGLHRKQRNPEDLMNVNEMIRYHGYPCEEYEVTTKDGYILGVFRIPSGRNMHNTGQKPAVFLQHAFLGDATHWISNLPNNSLGFLLADAGFDVWLGNSRGNTWSLKHKTLKPSQKEFWQFSFDEMGKYDIPAELYFIMNKTGQKDVYYIGHSEGTASGFIAFSTYPELAKRVKVFFALGPVTTCTYAKGPLMKITKLPAAALRLAFGWKGTMHQIGFMQGPVTQFCTNSDRFCGKILCYIAGGNIQNLNTSRIDVYVGHSPAGTSVQNIIHWHQVFHADKFQAYDYGWKENMKKYNQSTPPAYEIEKISTPIAVWSGGQDKFADPKDMAKLLSRITHLSYHKHFSDWGHLDFIWGLDATEKMYMKIIELLIKYL; encoded by the exons ATGTGGTGTCTCCTCGTGCTGCTGTGTTCCCAAGCCGTTGCCTTTTCAGCAGGATTCACAGCACTCCATGCTCTGAAATCAGAGGAAGGGCTGCACAGGAAGCAACGCAATCCTGAAGACCTCATGAACGTT AATGAAATGATCAGGTATCATGGATACCCATGTGAGGAGTACGAAGTTACCACGAAGGATGGATACATACTTGGTGTTTTCAGAATTCCCAGTGGGAGGAACATGCATAATACAG GACAAAAGCCCGCAGTCTTCCTACAGCATGCTTTTCTAGGAGATGCCACCCACTGGATTTCTAATCTGCCCAACAACAGCCTGGGATTCCTCCTTGCAGATGCTGGCTTTGACGTCTGGTTGGGAAACAGCCGAGGGAACACCTGGTCTTTAAAACACAAGACCCTTAAGCCCTCCCAGAAAGAGTTCTGGCAATTCAG CTTTGATGAAATGGGTAAATATGATATTCCAGCAGAGCTGTACTTCATTATGAATAAAACTGGACAAAAGGATGTGTACTATATTGGTCACTCTGAAGGCACTGCATCAG GCTTCATAGCATTTTCTACATATCCTGAGCTGGCTAAAAGGGTGAAAGTATTCTTTGCTCTGGGCCCAGTAACCACTTGCACATATGCTAAAGGCCCTTTGATGAAGATAACAAAacttcctgcagctgcactcagG TTAGCATTTGGCTGGAAAGGAACCATGCACCAGATTGGATTTATGCAAGGACCCGTGACGCAGTTCTGTACAAACAGCGATAGATTTTGTGGCAAAATACTCTGTTATATAGCTGGGGGCAacatacaaaatctgaacaca AGTCGAATAGATGTATACGTAGGACATTCCCCAGCTGGAACATCAGTACAGAATATAATACATTGGCATCAG GTATTCCATGCAGACAAATTCCAGGCTTATGACTATGGctggaaggaaaatatgaagaaatacaatCAG TCTACTCCTCCTGCATACGAGATAGAGAAGATAAGCACGCCCATTGCCGTTTGGAGCGGTGGACAAGACAAATTTGCAGATCCCAAAGACATGGCAAAGCTGCTTTCTCGGATTACTCATCTCTCTTATCATAAGCATTTTTCCGACTGGGGACATCTTGATTTTATTTGGGGCCTTGATGCAACTGAGAAAATGTATATGAAAATCATTGAACTACTAATAAAATACCTTTGA